The proteins below are encoded in one region of Populus alba chromosome 2, ASM523922v2, whole genome shotgun sequence:
- the LOC118050056 gene encoding plasmodesmata-located protein 2 isoform X2 — MGLFRIPSFLLSNTMFVIAVFGFLVTVVGAADYTTLVFKGCADQKFQDPSGIDAQNLRNLLNSLVSQSSQKIYFTATSGDGQNVITGLYQCRGDLSNDSCHACVSKVPDLIDKLCGKVVAARVQLSGCYLKYEVAGFKQVSGTELLYKVCGSTKASGTGFEERRDAAFETMVDGVKNGSNGLFYTGEYQSVFVLGQCEGELSSGDCGDCVNTAVQSVKSECGDSISGQIYLNKCYLSYSYYPNGVPSISSTSEKGEWEK, encoded by the exons ATGGGTTTATTCAGAATACCCTCTTTTCTCCTGTCTAATACCATGTTTGTGATTgcagtttttggatttttagtgACAGTCGTAGGTGCTGCAGATTATACAACTCTGGTTTTCAAGGGGTGTGCTGACCAAAAATTTCAAGACCCATCGGGGATCGATGCTCAAAACCTCAGGAACCTCTTGAATTCTCTGGTTTCACAATCTTCACAGAAAATTTATTTCACAGCAACATCTGGTGATGGTCAAAATGTCATTACGGGTCTATACCAATGCAGAGGGGACCTCTCTAACGATTCCTGCCATGCTTGTGTTAGTAAAGTCCCGGACTTGATCGACAAGCTTTGTGGCAAAGTGGTAGCTGCCAGGGTCCAACTCAGTGGGTGTTACCTGAAGTACGAGGTTGCTGGTTTTAAGCAGGTATCAGGAACTGAGTTGCTGTACAAGGTTTGTGGGTCAACTAAGGCGAGTGGAACCGGGTTCGAGGAGAGGAGAGATGCGGCTTTTGAAACTATGGTGGATGGTGTTAAAAATGGTAGCAATGGGCTGTTTTACACTGGAGAGTACCAGTCAGTGTTTGTTCTGGGCCAGTGTGAAGGTGAGTTGTCAAGCGGAGATTGTGGGGATTGTGTGAATACTGCTGTACAGAGTGTGAAGAGTGAGTGTGGTGACTCAATTTCTGGGCAAATCTACCTCAACAAGTGCTATCTTAGCTACAGCTATTACCCCAATGGAGTGCCTAGCATTTCTTCAACTTCAG AGAAAGGAGAGTGGGAAAAGTGA
- the LOC118050056 gene encoding plasmodesmata-located protein 1 isoform X1, giving the protein MGLFRIPSFLLSNTMFVIAVFGFLVTVVGAADYTTLVFKGCADQKFQDPSGIDAQNLRNLLNSLVSQSSQKIYFTATSGDGQNVITGLYQCRGDLSNDSCHACVSKVPDLIDKLCGKVVAARVQLSGCYLKYEVAGFKQVSGTELLYKVCGSTKASGTGFEERRDAAFETMVDGVKNGSNGLFYTGEYQSVFVLGQCEGELSSGDCGDCVNTAVQSVKSECGDSISGQIYLNKCYLSYSYYPNGVPSISSTSDVGTRQHTQRTVAIAVGGVAALGFGVVCLMFVRSIFKKRLGKHEGWN; this is encoded by the exons ATGGGTTTATTCAGAATACCCTCTTTTCTCCTGTCTAATACCATGTTTGTGATTgcagtttttggatttttagtgACAGTCGTAGGTGCTGCAGATTATACAACTCTGGTTTTCAAGGGGTGTGCTGACCAAAAATTTCAAGACCCATCGGGGATCGATGCTCAAAACCTCAGGAACCTCTTGAATTCTCTGGTTTCACAATCTTCACAGAAAATTTATTTCACAGCAACATCTGGTGATGGTCAAAATGTCATTACGGGTCTATACCAATGCAGAGGGGACCTCTCTAACGATTCCTGCCATGCTTGTGTTAGTAAAGTCCCGGACTTGATCGACAAGCTTTGTGGCAAAGTGGTAGCTGCCAGGGTCCAACTCAGTGGGTGTTACCTGAAGTACGAGGTTGCTGGTTTTAAGCAGGTATCAGGAACTGAGTTGCTGTACAAGGTTTGTGGGTCAACTAAGGCGAGTGGAACCGGGTTCGAGGAGAGGAGAGATGCGGCTTTTGAAACTATGGTGGATGGTGTTAAAAATGGTAGCAATGGGCTGTTTTACACTGGAGAGTACCAGTCAGTGTTTGTTCTGGGCCAGTGTGAAGGTGAGTTGTCAAGCGGAGATTGTGGGGATTGTGTGAATACTGCTGTACAGAGTGTGAAGAGTGAGTGTGGTGACTCAATTTCTGGGCAAATCTACCTCAACAAGTGCTATCTTAGCTACAGCTATTACCCCAATGGAGTGCCTAGCATTTCTTCAACTTCAG ATGTAGGGACAAGGCAGCACACACAGAGGACAGTGGCCATTGCAGTTGGAGGAGTGGCAGCTTTGGGGTTTGGAGTTGTTTGTTTGATGTTTGTCAGGTCTATCTTCAAGAAAAGACTTGGTAAGCATGAAGGTTGGAATTGA
- the LOC118050064 gene encoding mitochondrial import receptor subunit TOM9-1, with translation MASQSRRGGISLPERRGRGSSKQEPNILAKINNSQIVSTGKQAACDAVFVAKKLLKSTGKAAWIAGTTFLILAVPLIIEMDREQQLNELDLQQQSLLGAPPVGPPPPK, from the coding sequence ATGGCTTCGCAGTCACGAAGAGGCGGAATCTCACTCCCCGAGAGGCGAGGACGAGGCTCGTCAAAGCAGGAACCAAACATCCTCGCCAAAATCAACAACTCTCAAATCGTATCTACAGGAAAGCAAGCAGCCTGCGACGCCGTTTTCGTCGCCAAAAAGCTCCTTAAAAGCACTGGCAAGGCCGCCTGGATTGCTGGCACCACTTTCTTAATCCTCGCTGTTCCTTTGATTATCGAGATGGACCGTGAGCAGCAGCTCAACGAACTCGATCTCCAGCAGCAAAGCCTTCTCGGAGCCCCGCCCGTCGGCCCTCCTCCACCCAAGTAG
- the LOC118050042 gene encoding pre-mRNA-processing factor 39-1 isoform X1, protein MGDSETVVTEPSAVMDYPAAGYASTGYADSGSVVVPGPGDFNVEGTGNFAASTVAAQGGHTGNTYGADSSSVVPEARVGMNSSAENTAAGGYDSAVNGNVGTEAGVAVSVENGNAGEVLGGAAAEQHFVDGSVPETSAEEDHLWSIVKANSLDFDAWTALIDETEKVAGDRILKIRKVYDAFLVEFPLCYGYWKKYADHEARLGFMDKVVEVYERAVLGVTYSVDIWLHYCMFAISTYGDPETVRRLFERGLAYAGTDYMSYPLWDKYIEYEEVHAEWGRVAMIYTRILEIPNRKLDDYFNRFKAFAASRPLSELKTAEEAAAVAPTLSEDRSQADEGEVHPDLAEQPSKPASAGLTEAEELEKYIAIREEIYKKAKEFDNKIFDFENAIRRPYFHVRPLNVAELENWHNYLDDIERGDDVNKVVKLYERCVIACANYTEYWIRYVLCMEATGNMDLANNALARATQVFVKRQPEIHIFAARLKEQNGDVSGARAAYQVLHAEIAPGLLEAIIKHANMERRLGNLEDAFSLYEQAIAIEKGKEHSQVLPALYAQYARFVYLASNNVEKAREILLEGLENAQFSKPLLEALIHFETFLPLPKRIDYLDSLVDKFILPNSDSVNAASASEREELSCIFLEFLGIFGDAQSMKKAADRHAKFFLPHSSKSELKKRHAEDYLASDKAKMAKPYPDATSPAQSLMGAYASAQNQWTAGYGVQPQAWPPATQVQTQQWAPGYNQQAAYGAYSGYGGSYPNPQAPTPVAQGAAYGGYPPTYPAQQAFPQQSYAQPTAAAPLTQPQQPASAPQPYYGTYY, encoded by the exons ATGGGAGATAGTGAGACAGTAGTAACTGAACCGTCGGCAGTAATGGATTATCCGGCAGCTGGGTATGCGTCTACTGGTTATGCTGATTCTGGTTCAGTTGTTGTTCCTGGCCCTGGTGATTTTAATGTGGAGGGCACTGGAAATTTTGCTGCTTCTACTGTTGCAGCACAGGGAGGTCATACGGGAAATACGTATGGTGCGGACTCTAGTTCTGTTGTACCAGAGGCTCGTGTTGGAATGAACAGTAGTGCTGAAAACACAGCTGCTGGTGGTTATGATTCGGCTGTGAATGGAAATGTTGGAACTGAAGCTGGAGTTGCTGTATCAGTTGAGAATGGAAATGCTGGAGAGGTTTTGGGTGGAGCTGCTGCTGAGCAGCATTTTGTGGATGGTTCTG TGCCAGAAACGTCAGCTGAAGAAGACCACCTGTGGAGCATTGTGAAGGCTaattctttggattttgatgCATGGACTGCCTTAATAGATGAGACAGAGAAGGTGGCTGGG GACAGGATATTGAAAATTCGAAAAGTGTATGATGCTTTTTTGGTGGAATTTCCTTTGTGTTATGGTTATTGGAAGAAGTATGCAGATCATGAAGCACGCCTTGGTTTTATGGACAAAGTTGTTGAGGTATATGAACGGGCTGTTCTTGGGGTCACATATTCGGTGGACATTTGGTTGCATTATTGTATGTTTGCCATATCCACATATGGAGATCCAGAGACTGTTAGAAG GCTTTTTGAGCGAGGATTAGCTTATGCTGGAACAGATTATATGTCTTATCCCCTCTGGGATAAGTACATTGAATATGAAGAGGTGCATGCAGAGTGGGGCCGTGTTGCCATGATATACACACGGATATTGGAGATTCCTAACAGAAAGCTGGATGATTATTTCAATAG ATTTAAGGCTTTTGCTGCAAGCCGGCCTTTGTCAGAATTAAAGACTGCCGAGGAAGCTGCTGCTGTAGCACCTACACTTTCGGAGGATAGAAGCCAAGCAGACGAGGGAGAGGTTCATCCTGATTTAGCTGAACAGCCTTCTAAACCTGCAAGTGCTGGCTTAACCGAAGCAGAGGAGTTGGAGAAGTATATCGCCATTAGAGAGGAAATATACAAGAAAGCTAAAGAGTTCGATAATAAGATCTTTGACTTTGAAAATGCTATTAGGAGGCCCTACTTTCATGTGCGGCCCCTTAATGTTGCAGAGCTCGAAAACTGGCATAACTATCTGGATGATATAGAAAGAGGGGATGATGTTAATAAg GTGGTCAAGCTATATGAAAGATGTGTAATTGCATGTGCTAATTATACCGAGTATTGGATACGGTATGTCTTGTGCATGGAAGCCACTGGGAACATGGATCTTGCAAATAATGCTCTTGCTCGTGCAACTCAAGTATTTGTCAAG AGACAACCAGAGATCCACATTTTTGCTGCCCGTCTCAAAGAGCAAAATGGAGATGTATCTGGTGCTCGAGCTGCTTACCAAGTTTTACATGCTGAAATTGCACCTGGTCTTCTTGAAGCAATTATTAAGCATGCAAACATGGAGCGTCGATTG GGGAATCTTGAAGATGCCTTCTCCTTGTATGAACAGGCCATAGCCATTGAAAAGGGAAAAGAGCATTCACAAGTGTTGCCAGCATTGTATGCACAATATGCTCGATTTGTATATTTG GCATCAAACAATGTAGAGAAAGCCAGGGAGATTCTATTAGAAGGTCTTGAGAATGCCCAATTTTCAAAACCACTTCTTGAG GCTCTGATACATTTTGAGACATTTCTGCCACTTCCAAAGCGAATTGATTATCTTGATTCACTGGTAGATAAGTTCATTTTGCCCAACTCAGACAGCGTCAATGCTGCTAGTGCTTCTGAGAGGGAAGAACTATCCTGCATTTTCTTGGAG TTTTTAGGTATATTTGGAGATGCTCAATCTATGAAGAAGGCTGCTGATCGGCATGCCAAGTTCTTCTTACCCCACAGTAGCAAGTCAGAGCTGAAAAAGCGCCATGCGGAGGATTACCTAGCTTCAGACAAGGCAAAAATGGCCAAACCTTACCCTGATGCAACTTCACCTGCACAGTCTCTGATGGGTGCATATGCAAGTGCACAGAACCAATGGACAGCTGGTTATGGTGTACAGCCTCAAGCTTGGCCACCAGCTACCCAAGTACAGACTCAACAGTGGGCTCCAGGCTATAACCAACAA GCTGCATATGGCGCATATAGTGGCTATGGAGGCAGCTACCCTAATCCCCAAGCTCCTACACCAGTTGCACAAGGTGCAGCTTATGGTGGTTATCCTCCTACCTATCCTGCCCAG CAGGCCTTCCCTCAACAAAGTTACGCGCAACCCACAGCTGCAGCACCATTGACTCAGCCCCAGCAGCCCGCTTCTGCGCCGCAACCTTACTACGGGACTTACTACTGA
- the LOC118050042 gene encoding pre-mRNA-processing factor 39-1 isoform X2, with amino-acid sequence MGDSETVVTEPSAVMDYPAAGYASTGYADSGSVVVPGPGDFNVEGTGNFAASTVAAQGGHTGNTYGADSSSVVPEARVGMNSSAENTAAGGYDSAVNGNVGTEAGVAVSVENGNAGEVLGGAAAEQHFVDGSVPETSAEEDHLWSIVKANSLDFDAWTALIDETEKVAGDRILKIRKVYDAFLVEFPLCYGYWKKYADHEARLGFMDKVVEVYERAVLGVTYSVDIWLHYCMFAISTYGDPETVRRLFERGLAYAGTDYMSYPLWDKYIEYEEVHAEWGRVAMIYTRILEIPNRKLDDYFNRFKAFAASRPLSELKTAEEAAAVAPTLSEDRSQADEGEVHPDLAEQPSKPASAGLTEAEELEKYIAIREEIYKKAKEFDNKIFDFENAIRRPYFHVRPLNVAELENWHNYLDDIERGDDVNKVVKLYERCVIACANYTEYWIRYVLCMEATGNMDLANNALARATQVFVKRQPEIHIFAARLKEQNGDVSGARAAYQVLHAEIAPGLLEAIIKHANMERRLGNLEDAFSLYEQAIAIEKGKEHSQVLPALYAQYARFVYLASNNVEKAREILLEGLENAQFSKPLLEALIHFETFLPLPKRIDYLDSLVDKFILPNSDSVNAASASEREELSCIFLEFLGIFGDAQSMKKAADRHAKFFLPHSSKSELKKRHAEDYLASDKAKMAKPYPDATSPAQSLMGAYASAQNQWTAGYGVQPQAWPPATQVQTQQWAPGYNQQAAYGAYSGYGGSYPNPQAPTPVAQGAAYGGYPPTYPAQAFPQQSYAQPTAAAPLTQPQQPASAPQPYYGTYY; translated from the exons ATGGGAGATAGTGAGACAGTAGTAACTGAACCGTCGGCAGTAATGGATTATCCGGCAGCTGGGTATGCGTCTACTGGTTATGCTGATTCTGGTTCAGTTGTTGTTCCTGGCCCTGGTGATTTTAATGTGGAGGGCACTGGAAATTTTGCTGCTTCTACTGTTGCAGCACAGGGAGGTCATACGGGAAATACGTATGGTGCGGACTCTAGTTCTGTTGTACCAGAGGCTCGTGTTGGAATGAACAGTAGTGCTGAAAACACAGCTGCTGGTGGTTATGATTCGGCTGTGAATGGAAATGTTGGAACTGAAGCTGGAGTTGCTGTATCAGTTGAGAATGGAAATGCTGGAGAGGTTTTGGGTGGAGCTGCTGCTGAGCAGCATTTTGTGGATGGTTCTG TGCCAGAAACGTCAGCTGAAGAAGACCACCTGTGGAGCATTGTGAAGGCTaattctttggattttgatgCATGGACTGCCTTAATAGATGAGACAGAGAAGGTGGCTGGG GACAGGATATTGAAAATTCGAAAAGTGTATGATGCTTTTTTGGTGGAATTTCCTTTGTGTTATGGTTATTGGAAGAAGTATGCAGATCATGAAGCACGCCTTGGTTTTATGGACAAAGTTGTTGAGGTATATGAACGGGCTGTTCTTGGGGTCACATATTCGGTGGACATTTGGTTGCATTATTGTATGTTTGCCATATCCACATATGGAGATCCAGAGACTGTTAGAAG GCTTTTTGAGCGAGGATTAGCTTATGCTGGAACAGATTATATGTCTTATCCCCTCTGGGATAAGTACATTGAATATGAAGAGGTGCATGCAGAGTGGGGCCGTGTTGCCATGATATACACACGGATATTGGAGATTCCTAACAGAAAGCTGGATGATTATTTCAATAG ATTTAAGGCTTTTGCTGCAAGCCGGCCTTTGTCAGAATTAAAGACTGCCGAGGAAGCTGCTGCTGTAGCACCTACACTTTCGGAGGATAGAAGCCAAGCAGACGAGGGAGAGGTTCATCCTGATTTAGCTGAACAGCCTTCTAAACCTGCAAGTGCTGGCTTAACCGAAGCAGAGGAGTTGGAGAAGTATATCGCCATTAGAGAGGAAATATACAAGAAAGCTAAAGAGTTCGATAATAAGATCTTTGACTTTGAAAATGCTATTAGGAGGCCCTACTTTCATGTGCGGCCCCTTAATGTTGCAGAGCTCGAAAACTGGCATAACTATCTGGATGATATAGAAAGAGGGGATGATGTTAATAAg GTGGTCAAGCTATATGAAAGATGTGTAATTGCATGTGCTAATTATACCGAGTATTGGATACGGTATGTCTTGTGCATGGAAGCCACTGGGAACATGGATCTTGCAAATAATGCTCTTGCTCGTGCAACTCAAGTATTTGTCAAG AGACAACCAGAGATCCACATTTTTGCTGCCCGTCTCAAAGAGCAAAATGGAGATGTATCTGGTGCTCGAGCTGCTTACCAAGTTTTACATGCTGAAATTGCACCTGGTCTTCTTGAAGCAATTATTAAGCATGCAAACATGGAGCGTCGATTG GGGAATCTTGAAGATGCCTTCTCCTTGTATGAACAGGCCATAGCCATTGAAAAGGGAAAAGAGCATTCACAAGTGTTGCCAGCATTGTATGCACAATATGCTCGATTTGTATATTTG GCATCAAACAATGTAGAGAAAGCCAGGGAGATTCTATTAGAAGGTCTTGAGAATGCCCAATTTTCAAAACCACTTCTTGAG GCTCTGATACATTTTGAGACATTTCTGCCACTTCCAAAGCGAATTGATTATCTTGATTCACTGGTAGATAAGTTCATTTTGCCCAACTCAGACAGCGTCAATGCTGCTAGTGCTTCTGAGAGGGAAGAACTATCCTGCATTTTCTTGGAG TTTTTAGGTATATTTGGAGATGCTCAATCTATGAAGAAGGCTGCTGATCGGCATGCCAAGTTCTTCTTACCCCACAGTAGCAAGTCAGAGCTGAAAAAGCGCCATGCGGAGGATTACCTAGCTTCAGACAAGGCAAAAATGGCCAAACCTTACCCTGATGCAACTTCACCTGCACAGTCTCTGATGGGTGCATATGCAAGTGCACAGAACCAATGGACAGCTGGTTATGGTGTACAGCCTCAAGCTTGGCCACCAGCTACCCAAGTACAGACTCAACAGTGGGCTCCAGGCTATAACCAACAA GCTGCATATGGCGCATATAGTGGCTATGGAGGCAGCTACCCTAATCCCCAAGCTCCTACACCAGTTGCACAAGGTGCAGCTTATGGTGGTTATCCTCCTACCTATCCTGCCCAG GCCTTCCCTCAACAAAGTTACGCGCAACCCACAGCTGCAGCACCATTGACTCAGCCCCAGCAGCCCGCTTCTGCGCCGCAACCTTACTACGGGACTTACTACTGA